The proteins below come from a single Geobacillus thermoleovorans genomic window:
- a CDS encoding M15 family metallopeptidase: protein MNQRWQAAMLVCLLLAGCQTGESGSNGAAGPSGQPPESAVHPSDYQQGKTSQSPVDPDLQLEAKYWNIVKVQNGQKVIQNPDNILVLVNKEQSLPPGYKPADLVVPRVPFVCADPNAEKRHMRAEAAAALEEMFAAARRDGIELVAVSAYRSYERQQVIFAEEVRQKGKEKAVQAVAHPGQSEHQTGLAVDISSRSAGCQLTQSFGATKEGQWVAAHAHEYGFIIRYPKGKEAVTGYKYEPWHLRYVGRKAAAVIKKRGLTLEEYFKVVKKV from the coding sequence ATGAACCAGCGATGGCAAGCGGCGATGTTGGTATGCCTGCTGCTCGCCGGCTGCCAAACAGGGGAGAGCGGCAGCAACGGTGCGGCCGGCCCGTCCGGCCAGCCGCCGGAAAGCGCGGTGCACCCAAGCGATTATCAGCAGGGGAAAACGAGCCAGAGCCCCGTCGATCCCGATTTGCAGCTTGAGGCGAAATATTGGAACATCGTCAAGGTGCAAAACGGACAAAAAGTGATTCAAAACCCTGACAACATTTTGGTGCTCGTCAATAAAGAACAGTCGCTCCCGCCTGGCTATAAGCCGGCGGACTTGGTCGTGCCGCGCGTGCCGTTTGTGTGTGCTGACCCGAACGCGGAAAAACGGCATATGCGGGCCGAAGCGGCCGCGGCGCTTGAGGAGATGTTTGCCGCCGCACGCCGCGATGGCATTGAGCTGGTGGCCGTGTCCGCTTATCGTTCATACGAGCGGCAGCAGGTGATTTTTGCTGAAGAAGTGCGGCAAAAAGGGAAGGAAAAAGCGGTTCAAGCGGTCGCTCACCCAGGGCAGAGCGAGCATCAGACAGGGCTGGCGGTCGATATCAGCAGCCGCTCGGCCGGCTGTCAGCTGACCCAATCGTTCGGGGCGACAAAAGAAGGGCAATGGGTAGCCGCCCATGCGCACGAGTACGGATTCATCATCCGCTACCCGAAAGGAAAGGAAGCGGTGACCGGCTACAAGTATGAGCCGTGGCATCTCCGCTATGTTGGGCGGAAGGCGGCCGCGGTGATCAAAAAGCGCGGCTTGACGCTTGAAGAATATTTCAAAGTAGTGAAAAAAGTGTGA
- a CDS encoding class I SAM-dependent methyltransferase yields MSAYLDWLADMGIDGAHPGGFELTKQILRKLKIDRSTSVLDVGCGTGQTAAYIAEQYGANVTAIDIHPTMIAKAKQRFASKAVSVRLHRASVEALPFPAGTFDLALSESVLAFVSLPNALSEIRRVLKNDGLFVGIEACHERLTAAEQKQIAAFYGFRQLMTSAEWKEVLEQSGFGCRQFSYAAAAEAPSLGAPIVIALPPTPEMASMWQMHQQLTAQFGDRLGYCVFCCEP; encoded by the coding sequence ATGTCTGCATATTTAGACTGGTTGGCGGACATGGGGATCGATGGCGCTCACCCAGGCGGTTTTGAGTTAACAAAACAAATCTTACGTAAACTTAAGATCGACCGTTCGACATCCGTGCTTGACGTCGGCTGCGGCACCGGACAGACGGCGGCTTATATCGCCGAACAGTACGGGGCCAACGTCACCGCCATCGACATCCACCCGACGATGATTGCCAAGGCGAAACAGCGTTTTGCCTCCAAGGCGGTCTCAGTCCGTTTGCATCGCGCCTCGGTCGAAGCGCTCCCGTTTCCCGCCGGGACGTTTGACCTTGCGCTTTCTGAATCGGTGCTTGCTTTCGTTTCATTGCCAAACGCGCTCTCCGAAATCCGCCGCGTGCTCAAAAACGATGGCCTATTCGTCGGCATTGAAGCGTGTCATGAGCGGCTGACCGCCGCCGAGCAAAAGCAAATCGCCGCCTTTTACGGCTTCCGTCAGCTAATGACATCAGCGGAGTGGAAAGAAGTGCTCGAACAAAGCGGCTTTGGCTGCCGCCAGTTTTCCTACGCGGCTGCGGCCGAAGCGCCAAGCCTTGGGGCACCCATCGTCATCGCCCTTCCGCCGACACCGGAGATGGCGAGCATGTGGCAGATGCACCAACAGTTGACAGCTCAATTCGGCGACCGTCTTGGCTATTGCGTCTTTTGCTGCGAACCATAG